In Nicotiana tabacum cultivar K326 chromosome 2, ASM71507v2, whole genome shotgun sequence, the following proteins share a genomic window:
- the LOC107808611 gene encoding diacylglycerol kinase 5 has translation MANSESELNDNIHRDFYIPTYILAPDAPNKSRHIGLPDNVPTCPVLVFINSKSGGQLGGELLRTFRHLLNKYQVFDLGEEAPDSVLRRVYLNIEKLKSGGDQFAAKTEERMRIIVAGGDGTAGWLLGVVSDLKLSQPPPIATVPLGTGNNLPFAFGWGKKNPGTDLNSVISFLKQVMNAKEMKMDSWHILMRMRAPKGGSCDPIAPLELPHSLHAFHRVSPSDELNVEGFHTFRGGFWNYFSMGMDAQVSYAFHSERKMNPEKFKNQLVNQSAYLKLGCTQGWFFAPLVHRSSRNIAQLTKVKIMRKQGEWQDLHIPHSVRSIVCLNLPSFSGGLNPWGTPNSNKRRYRDLTPPFVDDGLLEVVGFRDAWHGLVLLAPKGHGTRLAQAHRIRFEFHKGAADHTFMRIDGEPWKQPLPEDDDTVVVEISHLGQVKMLATHDCRAKSIHDPSSHFNHEADDDDSDDENSVDEGRRKFGAADTFKIPDEVDVSRLS, from the exons ATGGCGAATTCTGAGTCCGAGCTCAATGACAACATACATAGAGACTTTTATATTCCTACCTACATACTTGCACCGGATGCTCCGAATAAGAGTAGGCATATAGGTTTACCTGATAATGTACCTACATGCCCTGTGCTAGTGTTTATTAATTCTAAAAGCGGAGGTCAACTTGGAGGAGAACTTCTTCGTACATTTCGCCATCTTCTTAACAAATATCAG GTTTTTGATTTGGGAGAAGAAGCTCCTGATAGTGTTTTACGTAGAGTGTACTTGAATATAGAAAAGCTGAAGAGTGGTGGTGATCAATTTGCTGCCAAAACTGAAGAGAGAATGAGAATAATT GTTGCAGGTGGAGATGGCACAGCTGGCTGGCTTCTTGGAGTTGTATCTGATCTCAAACTATCTCAGCCTCCACCAATTGCTACAGTGCCTTTGGGAACTGGAAATAACCTTCCATTTGCTTTTGGCTGG GGAAAGAAGAACCCAGGAACCGACCTTAACTCCGTCATCTCATTTTTGAAGCAAGTAATGAATGCAAAAGAAATGAAGATGGACAG TTGGCACATTCTTATGAGGATGAGAGCACCAAAAGGTGGTTCTTGTGATCCTATTGCACCGCTTGAATTGCCTCATTCTTTGCATGCATTTCACCGGGTTTCTCCATCTGATGAACTGAATGTG GAAGGTTTCCATACATTCCGTGGAGGTTTCTGGAATTACTTCAGCATGG GGATGGATGCACAAGTATCTTATGCATTTCACTCAGAGCGAAAAATGAACCCAGAGAAATTCAAAAACCAACTTGTCAATCAG AGTGCATATTTAAAGCTAGGATGTACACAAGGATGGTTTTTTGCCCCTCTCGTTCATCGTTCTTCGAG GAACATAGCTCAACTGACTAAGGTTAAGATAATGAGAAAGCAGGGTGAATGGCAAGACCTTCACATCCCTCACAG TGTCAGGTCAATCGTATGCCTCAACTTGCCTAGCTTTTCCGGTGGACTAAATCCTTGGGGAACACCGAATAGCAACAAACGCCGATAT AGGGACTTGACTCCTCCATTTGTAGACGATGGCCTTCTTGAGGTTGTTGGATTCAGAGATGCTTGGCACGGATTAGTCCTTCTTGCTCCAAAAGGACATGGGACTCGTCTTGCCCAG GCACATAGAATCCGATTTGAGTTTCACAAGGGTGCAGCTGACCATACATTTATGAGGATAGATGGGGAACCCTGGAAGCAACCCCTACCTGAAGATGATGACACCGTTGTGGTAGAAATTTCTCATCTTGGCCAGGTTAAGATGCTTGCTACTCATGACTGCAGAGCCAAAAGTATACACGATCCCTCAAGTCATTTCAATCATGAAGCTGACGATGATGATAGTGATGACGAAAACTCGGTCGATGAAGGAAGGAGGAAATTTGGGGCAGCAGACACTTTCAAAATTCCAGATGAGGTCGATGTTTCTCGTCTCAGTTAA
- the LOC107808613 gene encoding protein THYLAKOID FORMATION1, chloroplastic-like, giving the protein MAAVTSVSFSAISQSAERKSSVSPSRYVDTFRFRSNVSFDCFNVRSSNSSFSSNSSTSRFVVHCMSTDLPTVAETKMNFLKAYKRPIPTVYNTVLQELIVLQHLIKYKKSYRYDPVFALGFVTVYDQLMEGYPSEEDRDAIFKAYIEALNEDPVQYRADAQKFEEWARTQNANTLVDFSSRDGEVENILKDIAQRAGTKNSFCYSRLFAVGLFRLLELANVTDPTILEKLCASLNTDKKSVDRDLDVYRNLLSKLVQAKELLKEYVEREKKKRGERESQKANEAVTKCLGDYQYAGR; this is encoded by the exons atGGCGGCAGTTACTTCGGTATCGTTCTCGGCGATTTCTCAATCCGCCGAAAGGAAATCATCCGTTTCTCCGTCTCGTTATGTTGATACATTTAGGTTCCGTTCCAACGTCTCCTTTGATTGTTTCAATGTTCGATCTTCAAATTCCAGTTTCAGTTCGAATTCTTCCACCTCTCGCTTTGTCGTTCATTGCATGTCCACAG ATTTGCCCACTGTGGCCGAGACTAAAATGAATTTCTTGAAGGCTTATAAGCGTCCAATTCCGACTGTCTACAACACAGTGTTACAAGAGCTAATTGTGCTACAACATTTGATAAAGTACAAGAAATCCTACCGATATGATCCCGTGTTTGCGCTTGGTTTCGTCACTGTCTATGATCAACTTATGGAAGGCTACCCAAGTGAAGAGGATCGTGATGccatcttcaaagcatatatagAGGCGCTCAATGAGGATCCTGTGCAATACAG AGCTGATGCAcaaaaatttgaagaatgggCTCGTACTCAAAATGCCAATACGCTAGTTGACTTCTCATCCAGAGATGGAGAAGTTGAAAACATTCTGAAAGATATTGCACAGCGAGCTGGAACCAAGAATAGTTTCTGCTACAGTCGACTATTTGCGGTTGGCCTCTTTCGCCTACTTGAGTTGGCAAATGTAACTGATCCGACCATCTTAGAAAAG CTTTGTGCTTCACTGAATACAGACAAGAAAAGTGTGGATAGGGACCTTGATGTTTATCGCAATTTGCTCTCCAAGCTGGTTCAGGCTAAAGAGCTGTTGAAGGAATACGTGGAAAG ggagaagaagaaaagaggagaAAGGGAATCTCAGAAGGCCAATGAGGCTGTCACAAAATGCTTGGGAGATTACCAATatgctgggaggtaa